From Streptosporangium album, the proteins below share one genomic window:
- a CDS encoding CDP-alcohol phosphatidyltransferase family protein — MPDSHVPAPSGDTRTAAVVLATTDAASSHCADGTLLDRLTGQLARLPVGDVHVVGRSSDIIRAPGGTYLIGAEGSRGLTDDLRRIAEVARTATGPVAVVAGDLVAHTEALAMLLAHPAHDTSAMVTTDGEGPGPLRPPVRIEGGRVAAAGSTFHGIADANGTFRGVLQVGVADLPLLAETADTLAEPAGTGRFGLLGGAEVGELLLVGLVRSGIPVRACAIGRLCCDRVAGQADADSAMSRLVAVDEERARLDATVKPNDGFFTTYFVSSWSTHLVKLAADLHLTPNAVTGISVGLAALAAVSFTTGTREAQVAGAVLLYLSFVLDCVDGQLARYTRAFSPSGAWLDATFDRVKEYAVYVGLALGYTAGLDDSHGGPHGIWVLAVAAMILQMLRHTIDFSYAGSRADAAQKAVRAGTAASLTVPAEASTWPEPLQPPPDRQVEVTDGIAAAERYLGKEREAGAGSVGNTVVRLSRRLERVSLTRWLKKIIVLPIGERMALIAVTAALFNARVTFVALLTWGGVAALYTVAGRIGRSFSR; from the coding sequence TTGCCTGATTCCCACGTCCCCGCGCCGTCTGGAGACACCCGGACGGCCGCCGTCGTGCTCGCCACCACGGACGCGGCGAGTTCGCACTGCGCCGACGGCACGCTGCTCGACCGGCTGACCGGCCAGCTCGCCCGGCTCCCCGTCGGGGACGTGCACGTGGTCGGCCGCTCCAGCGACATCATCCGCGCCCCCGGCGGCACCTACCTGATCGGCGCCGAGGGCTCCCGGGGGCTCACCGACGACCTGCGCAGGATCGCCGAGGTGGCCCGTACGGCCACCGGCCCGGTGGCCGTGGTCGCAGGAGATCTGGTGGCCCACACCGAGGCGCTGGCCATGCTCCTGGCGCATCCCGCGCACGACACGAGCGCGATGGTGACCACGGACGGTGAGGGCCCCGGGCCGCTGCGCCCGCCGGTCCGGATCGAGGGCGGCCGGGTGGCCGCGGCGGGCAGCACCTTCCACGGGATCGCCGACGCCAACGGCACCTTCAGGGGGGTGCTCCAGGTGGGGGTGGCCGACCTCCCCCTCCTCGCCGAGACCGCGGACACGCTGGCCGAGCCGGCCGGGACCGGCAGGTTCGGTCTCCTGGGCGGTGCCGAGGTCGGCGAGCTGCTCCTGGTCGGCCTGGTCCGCTCCGGCATCCCCGTGCGCGCCTGCGCGATCGGGAGGCTGTGCTGCGACCGGGTGGCCGGGCAGGCGGACGCCGACTCGGCCATGTCGCGCCTCGTGGCGGTGGACGAGGAGCGCGCCCGGCTGGACGCCACGGTCAAGCCGAACGACGGCTTCTTCACCACCTACTTCGTGAGCTCCTGGTCCACCCACCTGGTCAAACTGGCGGCCGATCTGCATCTGACGCCGAACGCGGTCACCGGGATCTCCGTCGGCCTGGCCGCGCTCGCCGCGGTCTCGTTCACGACGGGCACCCGCGAGGCGCAGGTCGCCGGCGCCGTCCTGCTCTACCTGTCGTTCGTGCTCGACTGCGTGGACGGCCAGCTCGCCCGCTACACCCGCGCGTTCTCCCCGTCCGGCGCCTGGCTGGACGCCACCTTCGACAGGGTCAAGGAGTACGCCGTCTACGTGGGCCTCGCGCTGGGCTACACGGCGGGGCTGGACGACTCCCACGGCGGACCGCACGGCATCTGGGTGCTGGCGGTCGCGGCGATGATCCTGCAGATGCTCCGCCACACGATCGACTTCTCCTACGCGGGGTCCCGCGCCGACGCCGCCCAGAAGGCGGTCCGGGCCGGCACGGCGGCCTCGCTGACCGTCCCGGCGGAGGCGTCCACCTGGCCGGAGCCGCTCCAGCCGCCGCCGGACCGGCAGGTCGAGGTCACCGACGGCATCGCCGCAGCGGAACGCTACCTGGGCAAGGAGCGGGAGGCCGGTGCGGGCAGCGTGGGCAACACGGTCGTACGGCTGTCGCGGCGGTTGGAACGGGTCTCCCTCACCCGCTGGCTGAAGAAGATCATCGTGCTCCCCATCGGGGAGCGGATGGCGCTCATCGCGGTCACCGCCGCGTTGTTCAACGCGCGGGTGACCTTCGTCGCCCTGCTGACCTGGGGCGGCGTCGCCGCCCTCTACACGGTCGCGGGCAGGATCGGCAGGTCCTTCAGCCGATGA
- a CDS encoding RNA polymerase sigma factor, translating into MEQLYREHWPLVCGYLLRRTRDPHLAEDLAQETFVKATRALLGWRGESPVAWLLSIARNVLVDHLRRSRTELPLPSADDLGARAPAIDAVAVRDVLDRLPEQQRRLLTLVYFDGFSLVEVAAMTGRSVTSIKTAVWRARAAFADMYGAAR; encoded by the coding sequence ATTGAGCAGCTCTACCGGGAGCACTGGCCGCTGGTCTGCGGTTACCTCCTGCGCCGCACGCGTGACCCCCATCTCGCCGAGGACCTGGCCCAGGAGACCTTCGTCAAGGCGACCAGGGCGCTGCTCGGCTGGCGCGGGGAGTCCCCTGTCGCGTGGCTGCTCAGCATCGCCCGCAACGTGCTCGTCGACCACCTGCGGCGCAGCCGTACCGAACTGCCTCTGCCCAGCGCGGACGACCTCGGTGCGCGTGCACCGGCCATCGACGCCGTCGCGGTCCGCGACGTGCTGGACCGGCTGCCTGAGCAGCAGCGCCGGCTGCTCACCCTCGTCTACTTCGACGGGTTCTCCCTGGTGGAGGTGGCCGCGATGACCGGCCGATCCGTCACGTCGATCAAGACAGCCGTGTGGCGGGCCCGCGCCGCCTTCGCCGACATGTACGGAGCCGCCCGATGA
- a CDS encoding DUF5941 domain-containing protein, translating to MVSVRMTPVPRSTVTAYRDDGTLSRAMGALVAGQLPPLPPAIVGMFVTGVLLMVGVAGADNLAVFAPAVALLLAGPGSSHPHDGRIDWLVPPILRLTEYGFVAAVGFAHDVPPWLIFLLLGAMAFHHYDVVYRVRQRVYPPAWLATAGLGWDGRMLLIALGALAGQMTLVFCLLALYLWGLFGWESITCWLAVPRSGVDAADLGAHD from the coding sequence ATGGTTTCCGTGCGCATGACGCCGGTGCCGCGCAGCACCGTTACGGCCTACAGGGACGACGGGACGCTCTCGCGGGCGATGGGCGCGCTGGTGGCCGGGCAGCTCCCGCCGTTGCCGCCCGCGATCGTCGGGATGTTCGTGACCGGGGTGCTGCTGATGGTGGGCGTGGCCGGCGCCGACAACCTGGCGGTGTTCGCCCCTGCGGTGGCGCTGCTGCTGGCCGGTCCCGGCAGCTCTCATCCGCATGACGGCAGGATCGACTGGCTGGTCCCGCCGATCCTGCGCCTGACCGAGTACGGATTCGTGGCCGCGGTCGGGTTCGCGCACGACGTGCCGCCGTGGTTGATCTTCCTGCTGCTCGGCGCGATGGCCTTCCACCACTATGACGTCGTCTACCGCGTACGGCAGCGCGTCTACCCGCCGGCCTGGCTGGCCACGGCCGGCCTGGGCTGGGACGGCCGCATGCTGCTGATCGCGCTGGGTGCTCTGGCCGGGCAGATGACGCTGGTCTTCTGCCTCCTCGCCCTCTATCTCTGGGGCCTTTTCGGGTGGGAGAGCATCACCTGCTGGCTGGCCGTACCGCGCTCGGGGGTGGACGCGGCCGATCTGGGCGCCCACGATTGA
- a CDS encoding bifunctional cytidylyltransferase/SDR family oxidoreductase — protein MAAHEPRLRTVGVVLAGGVGQRVGLNTPKQLVKIAGRTILEHTLALFDGAPEVDEIIVLMTPGFTDEVERIVARNGFRKVSKVLEGGENRTDTTWRALKALGTQECDVLLHDAVRPLLEPRIITECVEALKVYSAVDVAIPSSDTIVVAAPGPRGEIVRDIPDRSRLRRGQTPQCFRLSVIREAYERAFADPDFGRQPPTDDCGVVLRYLPDVPIYIVPGSEHNMKITHPVDVFIADKLFQLAAGSAPRHSPFAYREAMEGRTMVVFGGSYGIGADVVDLAKRHGAEVFSFSRSLNGVRVEDAGAVNDALAHAAKETGRVDYVVNTAGVLHMGKLGEVSDATIAETVGVNYLGPVNIARAAIGHLRETRGHLLLYTSSSYTRGRADYSLYSSTKAAVVNLTQALADEWAEYGVRVNCVNPERTSTPMRARAFGEEPVHTLLSPRAVAQTSMDVLISDLTGHVIDVRLDGT, from the coding sequence TTGGCCGCTCATGAACCACGTCTCCGTACCGTCGGCGTCGTCCTCGCCGGTGGAGTCGGCCAGCGTGTCGGCCTGAACACCCCCAAACAGCTCGTGAAGATCGCCGGTAGGACGATCCTGGAGCACACCCTCGCGCTGTTCGACGGCGCGCCCGAGGTCGACGAGATCATCGTGCTGATGACCCCGGGCTTCACCGACGAGGTGGAGCGGATCGTCGCCCGCAACGGTTTCCGGAAGGTCAGCAAGGTCCTGGAGGGCGGTGAGAACCGTACCGACACCACCTGGCGGGCGCTGAAGGCCCTGGGGACGCAGGAGTGCGACGTGCTCCTGCACGACGCCGTCAGACCGCTGCTGGAGCCTCGGATCATCACCGAGTGCGTGGAGGCCCTGAAGGTCTACTCGGCCGTCGACGTGGCGATCCCGAGCTCCGACACGATCGTGGTGGCCGCCCCCGGGCCGCGCGGAGAGATCGTCCGTGACATCCCCGACCGCTCCCGGCTGCGCCGCGGCCAGACGCCGCAGTGTTTCCGGCTCTCGGTGATCCGCGAGGCCTACGAGCGGGCCTTCGCCGACCCCGACTTCGGCAGGCAGCCGCCCACCGACGACTGCGGCGTGGTGCTGCGCTACCTGCCCGACGTGCCGATCTACATCGTGCCGGGCAGCGAGCACAACATGAAGATCACCCATCCGGTGGACGTGTTCATCGCCGACAAGCTCTTCCAGCTCGCCGCGGGCAGCGCCCCGCGGCACTCCCCCTTCGCCTACCGGGAGGCGATGGAGGGCAGGACCATGGTGGTCTTCGGCGGCAGCTACGGCATCGGCGCCGACGTGGTCGACCTGGCCAAGCGCCACGGCGCCGAGGTGTTCTCCTTCTCCCGGTCGCTGAACGGGGTGCGCGTCGAGGACGCCGGAGCGGTGAACGACGCGCTCGCCCACGCGGCCAAGGAGACCGGCAGGGTCGACTACGTGGTCAACACCGCGGGCGTGCTGCACATGGGCAAGCTGGGCGAGGTGAGCGACGCCACGATCGCCGAGACCGTGGGCGTGAACTACCTCGGCCCCGTCAACATCGCGAGGGCCGCCATCGGCCACCTCCGCGAGACCCGCGGCCACCTGCTGCTCTACACCTCCTCCTCCTACACCCGGGGCCGGGCCGACTACAGCCTCTACTCCTCGACGAAGGCCGCCGTGGTGAACCTGACGCAGGCGCTCGCCGACGAGTGGGCCGAGTACGGCGTCCGGGTCAACTGCGTCAACCCGGAGCGGACCAGCACTCCGATGCGGGCCCGCGCTTTCGGCGAGGAACCCGTCCATACCCTGCTCTCACCGCGCGCCGTCGCCCAGACATCCATGGACGTGCTCATCTCCGACCTCACCGGGCACGTGATCGACGTCCGCCTCGACGGAACCTGA
- a CDS encoding glycosyltransferase family 4 protein — translation MRVCVGTIVHHPEDARIMHRQIRALLDAGHEITYVAPFTDCNVTPDPRIRAIDIPRALGGHRRRSLKAARGALRRGAADADLLVVHDVELLFRLPRHRPVTVWDVREDPVATLEARSYLPEQLRRTSSSLIRRVEARAHLILAEKSYQERFSRPHPVVPNAAYVPPRPPTTPGRDRVVHVGHLSRSGGATHLVELARRLLPHGVRLDLVGAADAEIRPLLRDAQREGLLDWYGYVPNQHALRMAEGAVAGLSLPHDVPAHRRSTPAKVVDYMSRGIPVVTTPLPAAASLVDRTGCGVVTPFGDVDAVLHAVLALREDPEGAAAMGARGHQEALRHHNWPDHAGDFVRLLEEWATVSATPASAHRQALTI, via the coding sequence ATGCGGGTATGTGTCGGTACGATCGTCCACCACCCCGAGGACGCCCGGATCATGCATCGGCAGATCCGGGCGCTCCTCGACGCCGGGCACGAGATCACCTATGTCGCGCCCTTCACCGACTGCAACGTCACGCCCGATCCGCGGATCCGGGCGATCGACATCCCGCGCGCGCTGGGCGGGCACCGCAGGCGTTCCCTGAAGGCCGCCCGCGGAGCCCTGCGGCGCGGAGCCGCGGACGCCGATCTGCTGGTCGTCCACGACGTCGAGCTGCTGTTCCGGCTGCCCCGGCACCGTCCCGTCACCGTCTGGGACGTCCGCGAGGATCCGGTCGCCACGCTGGAGGCGAGATCGTACCTTCCGGAGCAGCTGCGCCGGACCTCGTCATCGCTGATACGCCGGGTCGAGGCCCGCGCGCACCTCATCCTGGCGGAGAAGTCTTACCAGGAGCGGTTCTCCCGGCCCCACCCGGTGGTGCCCAACGCCGCCTACGTGCCCCCGCGCCCGCCCACGACCCCGGGCCGCGACCGGGTGGTCCACGTCGGCCACCTCTCCCGGTCCGGGGGCGCGACGCACCTGGTCGAGCTGGCCCGGCGGCTGCTCCCCCACGGCGTCAGGCTGGACCTGGTGGGCGCCGCCGACGCCGAGATCAGGCCGCTGCTGCGGGACGCGCAGCGGGAGGGCCTGCTCGACTGGTACGGCTACGTGCCCAACCAGCACGCGCTGCGGATGGCCGAGGGGGCGGTCGCCGGGCTGTCGCTCCCGCACGACGTGCCCGCCCACCGGCGGTCGACGCCGGCCAAGGTCGTCGACTACATGTCCCGGGGGATCCCGGTGGTCACCACCCCGCTCCCGGCCGCCGCCTCGCTGGTCGACCGGACCGGCTGCGGCGTCGTCACCCCCTTCGGGGACGTGGACGCGGTGCTGCACGCTGTACTTGCGCTGCGGGAGGATCCGGAAGGGGCCGCGGCGATGGGCGCGCGTGGGCACCAGGAGGCACTGCGCCACCACAACTGGCCCGATCACGCGGGCGATTTCGTGAGATTGCTAGAGGAATGGGCGACGGTGAGCGCCACCCCTGCAAGCGCCCACCGCCAAGCCCTGACGATCTGA
- a CDS encoding iron-containing alcohol dehydrogenase family protein: protein MLPAPLTVEVRRGAIAQLGSLLADSRVATSGRVAVAVGAGQGDRIASVIAPTLGEAQIFRVPDGSVDAAVSLGADLRKGAYEALVGIGGGKTIDVTKYAASLAGIPMVAVATNLSHDGICSPVASLTHDGGKGTFGVPMPLAIMVDLDFVHDAPPSLVRSGVGDVVSNLSAIEDWQLGNTERGEPIDGLACAMARTAAEALIGRSDSIESDSFLTVLAEALILSGMSMVIAGSSRPSSGGDHEILHAVDQLFPGTSNHGELAGIGAAFCFFLREDSRRLDQVVGCLRGHELPVTPGDVGMTAGQFTEAVMLAPSTRPGRYTVLEHLRLSEPEIRDRVEDYVRAVGR, encoded by the coding sequence ATGCTCCCCGCCCCACTGACCGTGGAAGTACGGCGGGGCGCCATCGCCCAGCTCGGCTCGCTGCTGGCCGACAGCCGGGTCGCGACCTCCGGGCGGGTGGCGGTGGCGGTGGGCGCCGGACAGGGCGACAGGATCGCCTCGGTGATCGCCCCCACGCTCGGCGAGGCCCAGATCTTCCGGGTGCCCGACGGCTCCGTGGACGCGGCGGTCTCGCTCGGTGCCGACCTCCGCAAGGGCGCCTACGAGGCGCTCGTCGGGATCGGCGGCGGCAAGACCATCGACGTGACCAAATACGCAGCGTCGCTCGCCGGCATCCCGATGGTGGCGGTGGCCACCAACCTGTCGCACGACGGGATCTGCTCGCCGGTGGCGTCACTGACGCACGACGGCGGCAAGGGCACCTTCGGCGTGCCCATGCCGCTGGCCATCATGGTCGACCTCGATTTCGTCCATGACGCGCCGCCCTCCCTGGTCCGTTCCGGGGTCGGCGACGTGGTCAGCAATCTGTCGGCGATCGAGGACTGGCAGCTCGGCAACACCGAGCGGGGCGAGCCGATCGACGGCCTGGCCTGCGCGATGGCCCGCACCGCGGCGGAGGCCCTGATCGGCAGGTCCGACTCGATCGAGTCCGACTCCTTCCTCACCGTGCTGGCCGAGGCGCTCATCCTCTCGGGGATGTCGATGGTGATCGCCGGGTCTTCCCGTCCCTCCAGTGGCGGAGACCATGAGATCCTTCATGCCGTGGATCAGCTTTTTCCCGGCACCTCCAACCACGGCGAGCTCGCCGGGATAGGTGCCGCATTCTGCTTCTTCCTCCGGGAGGACTCTCGCAGGCTCGACCAGGTGGTCGGCTGCCTGCGCGGGCACGAGCTACCGGTCACCCCCGGCGACGTGGGCATGACCGCCGGACAGTTCACCGAGGCGGTCATGCTGGCGCCGTCGACCCGCCCCGGGCGTTACACCGTCCTGGAGCACCTGCGCCTGTCGGAGCCGGAGATCAGAGATCGGGTGGAGGACTATGTCCGGGCCGTCGGTCGCTGA
- a CDS encoding CDP-alcohol phosphatidyltransferase family protein has product MSGPSVAELRAVAQPHSTMERNSGEHWAGALYMRKLSIYVTWFLAKTPITPNQTTWLMILSGLLAGVVLALPGLWAAVGAALLIQLYLLLDCSDGELARWTGRTSITGVYLDRVGHYFAEAALLIGLGFRASAILPDWYTVLGFAAALGAILIKAETDLVDVARARSGLVAATESSAEHFQSRGLGLARKAAAALKFHRVVQAVELSLLVVIAAVWDLLSGGLAATRVLMVACVVVAVLQMALHLISILASRRLS; this is encoded by the coding sequence ATGTCCGGGCCGTCGGTCGCTGAGCTCCGTGCGGTGGCCCAGCCGCACTCGACCATGGAGCGCAACAGCGGGGAGCACTGGGCCGGTGCTCTCTACATGCGCAAGCTGTCGATCTACGTCACCTGGTTCCTCGCCAAGACGCCGATCACCCCCAACCAGACCACCTGGCTGATGATCCTGTCCGGGCTGCTGGCGGGGGTGGTCCTCGCGCTCCCCGGCCTCTGGGCCGCCGTCGGCGCCGCCCTGCTGATCCAGCTCTACCTGCTGCTCGACTGCTCCGACGGCGAGCTGGCGCGGTGGACCGGGCGGACCTCCATCACGGGCGTCTACCTGGACCGGGTCGGTCACTACTTCGCCGAGGCCGCCCTGCTCATCGGGCTGGGCTTCCGGGCCTCTGCGATCCTCCCGGACTGGTACACCGTGCTGGGTTTCGCCGCCGCGCTCGGCGCGATCCTGATCAAGGCGGAGACCGACCTGGTCGACGTGGCCCGCGCCCGGTCCGGCCTGGTCGCGGCCACCGAGAGCTCAGCCGAGCACTTCCAGTCGCGTGGCCTGGGCCTGGCCCGCAAGGCCGCGGCCGCCCTGAAGTTCCACCGGGTCGTCCAGGCCGTCGAGCTGTCCCTCCTCGTGGTGATCGCCGCGGTGTGGGACCTGCTCAGCGGTGGTCTGGCCGCGACAAGGGTGCTCATGGTCGCCTGCGTCGTGGTCGCCGTGCTGCAGATGGCGCTGCATCTGATCAGTATCCTGGCCTCCAGGCGGCTTTCATGA
- a CDS encoding sugar kinase yields the protein MDVYTLGEAFAVVTSGRIRHEHEARLDVTGAEFTVAVGLARLGHEVAWLGKVGGDELGVRVLAALRGEGVDVSDARVDEASPTGLLLKESRPGQAARVTYYRTGTRLTQGNVPMDRIAASAVLHVSGISAALNARDAMRAAVRAARASGVTISVAVNYRDQLWPDLREAEEVLSELACSADVLFVRQSELDLVKPALTGGREVIVIRGPRGASVRVDGVRHDAPGLSGPVVDPTGSGDAFVAGYLSALLERLHPADRLRRGALVAAFAVSSTSEWQGLPTRAELPLMESEG from the coding sequence ATGGACGTCTACACCCTCGGCGAGGCCTTCGCCGTCGTCACCAGTGGGCGGATCCGTCACGAGCACGAGGCCAGGCTGGACGTGACCGGCGCCGAGTTCACCGTGGCGGTCGGGCTGGCCAGGCTCGGTCATGAGGTCGCCTGGCTGGGCAAGGTGGGCGGCGACGAGCTCGGCGTGCGGGTCCTGGCGGCGCTGCGCGGTGAGGGGGTGGACGTCTCGGACGCGCGGGTGGACGAGGCGTCCCCGACCGGACTGCTGCTCAAGGAGTCCAGACCGGGGCAGGCGGCCAGGGTCACCTACTACCGCACCGGGACCCGGCTCACGCAGGGGAACGTTCCCATGGACCGGATCGCGGCCTCTGCGGTCCTGCACGTCAGCGGGATCTCCGCGGCGCTGAACGCCCGCGACGCCATGCGCGCCGCGGTACGGGCCGCGCGGGCCTCGGGGGTCACCATCTCGGTCGCGGTCAACTACCGCGACCAGCTCTGGCCGGACCTGCGGGAGGCCGAGGAGGTTCTCAGCGAGCTGGCCTGCTCGGCCGACGTGCTGTTCGTCCGGCAGAGCGAGCTGGATCTGGTCAAGCCCGCGCTCACCGGAGGTCGCGAGGTCATCGTGATCCGAGGCCCCCGGGGGGCGAGCGTCCGGGTGGACGGCGTCCGCCACGACGCCCCGGGGCTGTCCGGCCCCGTGGTCGACCCCACCGGCTCGGGAGACGCCTTCGTCGCCGGATATCTCAGTGCGCTGCTGGAGCGGCTGCACCCGGCCGACCGGTTGCGCAGGGGTGCCCTGGTGGCGGCTTTCGCGGTGTCCAGCACCAGCGAATGGCAGGGACTTCCCACCAGGGCCGAGCTGCCGTTGATGGAGTCCGAGGGCTGA
- a CDS encoding phosphocholine cytidylyltransferase family protein, with translation MLGMVLAAGAGRRLRPYTDTLPKALVPVDGETTIMDISLRNLAAADLRDVVVIVGYQAQAVHERKAELERRHGVKLTLVHNDKAEEWNNAYSLWCARDYFEQGVLLVNGDTVHPVSVEHTLLSAPVTGDILLAVDDVKKLADEEMKVTLDDAGHLARITKLMDPADAAGEYIGATLIRPGIGGRLADALQATFERDPQLYYEDGYQELVARGEKIAVAPIGEVSWVEVDNHDDLAKAREIACRY, from the coding sequence TTGCTGGGAATGGTGCTGGCCGCCGGGGCCGGACGACGCCTGCGGCCGTACACGGACACACTGCCCAAGGCGTTGGTGCCGGTCGACGGTGAGACCACGATCATGGACATCTCGCTGCGTAATCTCGCGGCGGCGGACCTTCGTGACGTCGTGGTCATCGTCGGCTACCAGGCGCAGGCCGTACACGAGCGCAAGGCCGAGCTGGAGCGGCGCCACGGCGTGAAGCTCACCCTCGTGCACAACGACAAGGCCGAGGAGTGGAACAACGCATACTCCCTGTGGTGCGCGCGTGACTACTTCGAGCAGGGCGTGCTGCTGGTCAACGGCGACACCGTGCACCCCGTCTCCGTCGAGCACACGCTGCTGTCCGCCCCCGTGACCGGCGACATCCTGCTCGCGGTGGACGACGTGAAGAAGCTCGCCGACGAGGAGATGAAGGTCACCCTCGACGACGCCGGCCACCTGGCGCGGATCACCAAGCTGATGGACCCCGCCGACGCGGCGGGTGAGTACATCGGCGCGACGCTGATCCGCCCCGGCATCGGCGGACGTCTCGCCGACGCCCTCCAGGCCACCTTCGAGCGCGACCCGCAGCTCTACTACGAAGACGGCTACCAGGAGCTCGTCGCCCGCGGCGAGAAGATCGCGGTCGCCCCGATCGGCGAGGTCTCCTGGGTAGAGGTCGACAACCACGACGACCTGGCCAAGGCGCGGGAGATCGCGTGCCGATACTAG
- a CDS encoding glycosyltransferase family 2 protein encodes MKISCVILTMGNRIPELDRAVESALNQVDGDVEVVVVGNGADVPELSVGVPSGSSASIKTVRLSHNTGIPAGRNRGVEECSGDVVLFLDDDGWYGATDVVSHLRERFSTEHDLAVVSFRVMDPEGGTGQRRHVPRLRAGDPERSSPVTTFLGGACAIRRSAFLQVGGLPERFFYAHEETDLAWRLLGEGYRIEYDAQTVMYHPQVPPTRHADFYRLNARNRVWLARRNLPWPLAAFYLLNWVGLTLIRERSGSALRAWFTGFTEGLREPAGERRPMGWKTAWRMLRLGRPPIV; translated from the coding sequence TTGAAGATCTCGTGTGTCATCCTCACCATGGGTAACCGGATCCCCGAGCTGGACCGGGCCGTGGAGTCCGCGCTGAACCAGGTCGACGGCGACGTCGAGGTGGTCGTCGTCGGCAACGGCGCGGACGTCCCCGAGCTGTCGGTCGGCGTGCCCTCCGGATCGTCCGCCTCGATCAAGACCGTGCGGCTCAGCCACAACACGGGCATCCCGGCGGGCCGCAACCGCGGCGTCGAGGAGTGCTCGGGTGACGTGGTGCTCTTCCTGGACGACGACGGCTGGTACGGCGCGACGGACGTCGTCTCCCACCTGCGTGAGCGGTTCTCCACCGAGCACGATCTCGCCGTCGTCTCCTTCCGGGTGATGGACCCCGAAGGCGGCACCGGCCAGCGCCGTCACGTCCCCCGCCTGCGGGCGGGCGACCCCGAGCGGTCCTCTCCGGTCACCACCTTCCTGGGCGGGGCCTGCGCCATCCGGCGCTCCGCCTTCCTCCAGGTCGGTGGCCTCCCCGAGCGGTTCTTCTACGCTCATGAGGAGACCGACCTGGCCTGGCGGCTGCTCGGTGAGGGATACCGCATCGAGTACGACGCCCAGACGGTCATGTACCACCCGCAGGTCCCGCCGACCCGCCACGCCGACTTCTACCGGCTCAACGCCCGCAACCGCGTCTGGCTGGCCCGCCGTAACCTCCCCTGGCCCCTGGCCGCCTTCTACCTCCTCAACTGGGTCGGCCTCACCCTGATCCGTGAACGCTCCGGCTCCGCCCTGCGTGCCTGGTTCACCGGTTTCACCGAGGGGCTGCGCGAGCCCGCGGGCGAACGCCGCCCCATGGGCTGGAAGACCGCCTGGCGCATGCTCCGCCTGGGCCGCCCGCCGATCGTCTGA
- a CDS encoding acetoacetate decarboxylase family protein, producing the protein MARHLIQGREVAMPVRIRDATACGASYLVRADAARAVIAYSGMDVAEVLPGKALCTLVFVSYADGDLGAYREFGMAFLVRHPDGEPPLRRGLRGGLPGLRGAGAFVHWLPVDQGFTLEAGRAIWGFPKELADIDLRLASPYKRCILRKDGRLVLDLLVRPGVPVLSGGTVRAPDAYSHRDGVTRRIPWSVSPRGVRARPGGALIRLGNHPVAKELSELGLPRRALMTTTASHLAMTFDEAKDI; encoded by the coding sequence ATGGCACGCCATCTGATCCAGGGACGCGAGGTCGCCATGCCGGTGCGGATCCGGGACGCCACCGCCTGCGGAGCCTCCTACCTGGTCCGGGCCGACGCGGCCCGGGCGGTGATCGCCTACTCGGGGATGGACGTCGCCGAGGTGCTGCCCGGCAAGGCGCTCTGCACACTGGTGTTCGTCTCCTACGCCGACGGCGACCTGGGCGCCTACCGGGAGTTCGGCATGGCCTTCCTGGTCCGGCACCCCGATGGGGAGCCGCCGCTCCGCCGGGGCCTGCGCGGGGGTCTGCCCGGGCTGCGCGGGGCCGGGGCGTTCGTGCACTGGCTGCCCGTGGACCAGGGCTTCACCCTGGAGGCGGGCAGGGCGATCTGGGGTTTCCCCAAGGAGCTGGCCGACATCGACCTGCGCCTGGCCTCCCCCTACAAGCGGTGCATCCTGCGCAAGGACGGCCGCCTGGTGCTGGACCTGCTGGTCAGACCCGGTGTCCCCGTGCTCTCGGGCGGCACGGTGAGGGCCCCCGACGCCTACAGCCACCGGGACGGCGTCACCCGCCGCATCCCCTGGTCGGTGTCTCCCCGCGGAGTCCGGGCCCGCCCCGGCGGTGCGTTGATCCGGCTGGGCAACCACCCCGTCGCCAAGGAGCTGAGCGAGCTCGGCCTGCCCAGACGCGCCCTGATGACCACCACGGCCTCCCACCTCGCCATGACCTTCGACGAGGCGAAAGACATCTAG